The Bradyrhizobium sp. WSM471 genome includes the window GCGTCAGCGCGGCGATGTGGTCGAGCGCAGAACTTTCGGGGATGTGCCGGCCTTGCTTGCCGATCACCAGCACGATCTCGCCCTCATAGTCGAGCTGCGCGGAGGCGCGCGGGCGCACCAGCGGCGTGTCGTGGCCGACGAAGGAGCGCGGCGAGCGCATGAACATGCTCGGATATTTCGGCGCGTCCTGGCCGTCCTTGTACTCGGCATTGCGCTCGGGATAATTGACGCCGATGCAGATGATCTTTTCCGGCGCGGGCACCGGCGGCAGCCAGATGATGTCACCAAGCGCGTGATCGGGCGTGTGGCCGGCGGCGTCCTCGGCAAGGCTCGCGAGCTGTCCTGCCGCGATCACCTCGCGCAGCGTCGGATAGTCTTTTCGGTGGCGCGCGGAGAGATCGACAATGCCGCCGTCGACGACGGCGCCATACTTCGTTGCACCCTTGACGGAATAGGTGGCGAGGCGAGGGGGGTTCATTGGCTGCTCATCATTCTTTGTCGTCCCGGCCTAGTGCGCAATTGCGCACGGGGGCCGGGACCCATACCGCGTGATCTTTCGATTGGAGAAGGTAGGCGTACCGAACAACGTGTCTTCGCCAAACTCCTCCCTGTGGTTATGGGTCCTGGCCCCCGTGCGCAATTGCGCACTAGGCCGGGACGGCGGACTGAAAGTTCTGCGCTAGCATCAATCCGCCACCAGCACGTCGGCCACGAACTTCGGCTCACGCACGGCTTGGCCGGAGAACGGCGAGCCCTGCTCGAACCAGGAGCGCGGGGCGGGTGCGCCCCACAATGTCTGGCGACGGGGATCGCGCAGCGACCAGCGCAGCGGCTCGTGATCGTGATCGCCGGTGAAATAGTCACTGGTGTAGAGCTCCAGCCGGTGTCCATCGGGGTCGCGAACGTAGAGGAAGAACGCATTCGAGATGCCGTGGCGGCCGGGACCACGCTCGATGTTCTTCACGAAGCCCTGCGAGGCCATGACGTCGCAGAGATGGATGATGTTCATCGCCGTCGGCGTCCAGTACGCGAAGTGGTGCAGCCGCGGGCCCTTGCCGTTGGTGATGGCAAAATCGTGGACATTGCCCTTGCGATGCATCCAGGCCGCGGCGATGCGCCCGTTCGGTCCGTCCTCCTCGGCGTATTCGGTGAGGCGAAAGCCGAGCCGGGCATAGAATTCGACGGTGTCCTGCACTTCGGCGGCGAACACGTTGAAATGGTCGAGCCGCTGCGGATGGCAGCCCCTGTAGAGATCGTAGCGGCGCAGCAGATGCGGCCGCCGGTCCATCGACGCATACAGCTCGATCTGGAAGCCGAAGGGATCGGTGAATTGCAGCGTGCGGCCCTGGAACGGCTGATCGATGAACGCGTAGCCCAGAGCGTTCTCGGACAGGAACTTCGCGGCCTTGTCCAGATCCCCGTCATTGCCGACCTTGAAGCCGAGGCGGTTGCAGGCGGGCGCCGCCGCCTTGCGCAACACCAGCGAGTGATGCTGGTGCTCCTCGGCGGCGCGCAAGTAAACGACCTTGTCGTCGGCGTCCTCGACATGCAGGCCGACAACGCTTTCATAGAACTCGCGGCTGAGCTTCAGATCGGTGACGTCCAGCACGGCGTGGCTGGAGCGGATGATGTTGAACGGCGGCTCGAAGACATGTTGCGGTACGGGCATTGCGTTTCCCCTCTTGAGGTCCCCCGTCATTCCGGGGCGGCTCGCAGAGCCGAACTATGGTGCGCAATTGCGCACCTGAGAATCTCGAGGTTCCGGGTTCGACGCTCCGCGCCGCCCCGGAACGACGGCGGTTCTAGATTCCCAGCTTCTGAATCTTGTGCGTGCCCCGCGCCAGCGAGACGTGCTTGGTTTCCATGTAGAAATCGAACGAGTAATCGCCGCCGTCGCGGCCGATGCCTGAGGCCTTCATGCCGCCGAACGGCGTCGGCAAATGGCGGACGTTTTCCGAGTTCAGCCAGATCATGCCGGCCTCCAGCGCATCCGCGACACGCAACGCGCGGCCGACATCGTTGGTCCAGACATAGCCGGTCAGGCCATAGCGGATGTCGTTGGCGATCTCGATCGCGTCTGCTTCGTCCTTAAAGGGAAGCACGGTGAGGAAGGGGCCGAACACCTCTTCCTGCGCCACGCGCATCTTGCCATGCGCGCCGGTCACCAGCGTCGGCTCGACATAATGTCCGCCGCCCGGCCCGTCATAGGCCTTGCCGCCAACCGCA containing:
- the hpaD gene encoding 3,4-dihydroxyphenylacetate 2,3-dioxygenase — encoded protein: MPVPQHVFEPPFNIIRSSHAVLDVTDLKLSREFYESVVGLHVEDADDKVVYLRAAEEHQHHSLVLRKAAAPACNRLGFKVGNDGDLDKAAKFLSENALGYAFIDQPFQGRTLQFTDPFGFQIELYASMDRRPHLLRRYDLYRGCHPQRLDHFNVFAAEVQDTVEFYARLGFRLTEYAEEDGPNGRIAAAWMHRKGNVHDFAITNGKGPRLHHFAYWTPTAMNIIHLCDVMASQGFVKNIERGPGRHGISNAFFLYVRDPDGHRLELYTSDYFTGDHDHEPLRWSLRDPRRQTLWGAPAPRSWFEQGSPFSGQAVREPKFVADVLVAD
- a CDS encoding fumarylacetoacetate hydrolase family protein, coding for MNPPRLATYSVKGATKYGAVVDGGIVDLSARHRKDYPTLREVIAAGQLASLAEDAAGHTPDHALGDIIWLPPVPAPEKIICIGVNYPERNAEYKDGQDAPKYPSMFMRSPRSFVGHDTPLVRPRASAQLDYEGEIVLVIGKQGRHIPESSALDHIAALTLCNEGSVRDWLRHAKFNVTQGKNFDSSGSLGPWLVPYTQESQIADIRLTTHVNGELRQDDRTSRLMFPFRYLISYISTFATLVPGDVIVTGTPTGAGARFDPPRYLKPGDIIEVAAEGIGTLRNGVVDEA